From a single Oceanobacillus kimchii X50 genomic region:
- a CDS encoding phage holin family protein — MIIRWIVSLILNAVALIAVAQLFDSFHLEGFGTAVLASFILAILNIIVKPILVILTLPITIVTFGLFLIVINAITLMITQALIGSSFVIDGFGIAIIASIIISLITMILNSLVRDSVR, encoded by the coding sequence ATGATTATTAGATGGATTGTTTCGTTAATTTTAAATGCTGTTGCATTAATAGCTGTTGCTCAATTATTTGACTCGTTTCATTTAGAAGGATTTGGCACAGCTGTTTTAGCAAGTTTTATATTAGCTATTTTAAATATAATTGTGAAGCCAATTTTAGTGATTTTAACGTTACCTATAACAATAGTTACCTTTGGATTGTTTTTAATAGTGATTAATGCGATTACGTTAATGATAACTCAAGCGTTGATAGGTTCTTCATTTGTGATTGATGGTTTTGGAATTGCTATTATTGCTTCGATTATTATTTCCTTAATTACAATGATTTTAAATAGTTTAGTAAGAGACTCCGTTCGATAA
- a CDS encoding PspC domain-containing protein, producing MKKIFRSDSDKYVAGVFGGLGNYFNIDSTILRIGFIILLIPSFFTLSLIYIAVAMIMPKEDIY from the coding sequence ATGAAAAAGATATTTCGTTCAGATTCAGATAAGTATGTAGCGGGTGTATTTGGAGGATTAGGAAATTATTTTAATATTGATTCCACGATTTTACGTATTGGCTTTATTATTTTACTTATTCCTAGTTTCTTTACACTTTCGCTAATTTATATCGCTGTTGCGATGATTATGCCTAAAGAGGATATCTATTAA